A genome region from Arthrobacter sp. KBS0703 includes the following:
- a CDS encoding uroporphyrinogen-III synthase: MGQVNRQGPEGNPAGLPGARRPLEGARILITRNPDRAETLAAELRLAGAEPLLLPLTDVERARDQDALDDAFDALGAGRFAWLVVSSATTVLALAETAAARTVALSGWIPQSTRVAAVGPATLDLSLIHI, encoded by the coding sequence ATGGGACAGGTGAACCGGCAGGGTCCGGAAGGCAACCCCGCCGGACTTCCAGGCGCGCGGCGCCCGCTCGAGGGGGCCCGCATCCTCATCACGCGGAACCCGGACCGCGCGGAAACGCTCGCGGCGGAACTCCGGCTGGCCGGAGCCGAACCGCTCCTGCTGCCGCTCACCGATGTCGAACGTGCCAGGGACCAAGACGCCCTCGATGACGCTTTCGACGCCTTGGGTGCAGGGCGTTTCGCGTGGCTCGTGGTCAGCAGCGCCACCACCGTCCTGGCGCTTGCAGAGACAGCCGCGGCGCGGACTGTGGCCCTCAGCGGGTGGATTCCGCAGTCAACCCGCGTGGCAGCAGTGGGGC
- a CDS encoding ferrochelatase, whose translation GNRNWDPYIPQTLQDAYDAGHRKLLMVTTSAYSCYSSCRQYREDIGMALTETGLDGRLEVDKVRQYFDHPGFVEPFIEGTAAGIADVRAQLAAAGNPDAPVHVLFATHSIPTRDAEAAGRSADEPRQFAEDSAYVAQHLATGGEVMRRVEAESGLAAPWSLVYQSRSGAPHVPWLEPDINDAIADLSKQGVKGIVIVPLGFVSDHMEVVWDLDTEALETCRELGLAATRVPTPGTHRRFVEGLVDLICERTVANNIRDRPAATDLGPWYDVCRPGCCANFRGEKPTIAGADTTVGAGHDAYPAGGEDAR comes from the coding sequence GGGGCAACCGGAACTGGGATCCCTACATCCCGCAGACTCTCCAGGACGCTTACGACGCCGGGCACCGCAAGCTGCTCATGGTCACCACGAGCGCCTACTCCTGCTACTCCAGCTGCCGCCAGTACCGCGAGGACATCGGCATGGCGCTCACCGAAACGGGCCTGGACGGCAGGTTGGAAGTGGACAAGGTCCGCCAGTACTTCGACCACCCGGGCTTCGTGGAACCCTTCATCGAAGGCACCGCGGCGGGAATAGCCGACGTCCGTGCGCAGCTGGCTGCCGCCGGAAACCCGGATGCGCCCGTGCACGTCCTGTTCGCAACGCACTCCATTCCCACCCGCGACGCCGAGGCGGCCGGACGGTCGGCCGACGAGCCCCGCCAGTTCGCCGAGGACTCCGCGTACGTGGCCCAGCACCTGGCCACCGGCGGAGAGGTCATGCGGCGGGTGGAAGCCGAATCCGGACTCGCGGCTCCCTGGTCCCTCGTGTACCAGTCACGGTCCGGCGCCCCCCACGTGCCTTGGCTTGAACCGGACATCAATGACGCCATCGCGGACCTGTCCAAGCAGGGCGTCAAGGGCATCGTGATTGTGCCCCTCGGCTTCGTCAGCGACCACATGGAAGTGGTCTGGGATCTTGACACCGAAGCGCTGGAGACGTGCCGCGAACTGGGACTGGCCGCAACCCGCGTGCCGACGCCCGGAACACACCGCCGCTTCGTTGAAGGGCTCGTGGACCTGATCTGCGAACGCACGGTCGCCAACAACATCCGTGACCGCCCGGCGGCCACCGACCTGGGCCCCTGGTACGACGTCTGCCGTCCCGGCTGCTGCGCCAATTTCCGGGGCGAGAAGCCCACGATTGCCGGCGCGGACACCACGGTGGGCGCCGGTCACGACGCCTACCCGGCAGGGGGAGAGGACGCCCGATGA